The following coding sequences lie in one Thermodesulforhabdaceae bacterium genomic window:
- a CDS encoding SDR family oxidoreductase, translating into MDLGLKGKVAFIAGGSQGLGKAVAMEMGREGARLAICALDDPELPNAVEEIRAKTGAEIIGIAADVSIPEQARNFIRKALEYYGTVDILVNNAGGPPSKTFLEIDDDLWFFGFRLNLLSTIVMTREVVPVMKEKKWGRIINMTSISVKQPIDGLILSNTIRSGVVGFAKSLSNELAPYNITVNNVCPGYTLTDRVRNLAKVTADKEGTTPEEIIKRWESQIPMGRLGTPEEFAALVTFLASEQAGYITGASIHIDGGWYKGVM; encoded by the coding sequence ATGGATCTGGGACTTAAGGGAAAGGTTGCTTTCATTGCTGGAGGTAGCCAGGGCCTGGGTAAGGCAGTGGCAATGGAAATGGGGCGAGAAGGGGCAAGACTTGCTATCTGCGCTCTCGATGATCCCGAACTTCCAAATGCCGTTGAAGAAATAAGAGCCAAAACCGGAGCTGAAATTATAGGCATTGCTGCCGATGTAAGCATTCCCGAACAAGCAAGAAACTTCATCAGGAAAGCTCTTGAATATTACGGCACTGTTGACATCCTCGTAAATAATGCTGGCGGACCTCCATCGAAAACCTTCCTGGAAATAGACGACGACCTTTGGTTTTTCGGCTTCCGACTTAACCTTTTAAGCACCATCGTGATGACTCGCGAGGTAGTTCCCGTTATGAAAGAGAAGAAGTGGGGAAGAATTATCAACATGACCTCCATTTCAGTAAAACAACCTATCGATGGGCTTATTCTTTCAAATACTATAAGATCCGGCGTTGTGGGTTTTGCGAAAAGTCTGTCTAACGAACTGGCTCCATACAACATTACGGTAAATAATGTTTGCCCAGGATACACTCTCACAGACCGAGTCAGAAATCTTGCGAAAGTAACAGCGGACAAGGAAGGAACCACCCCGGAAGAAATAATTAAACGATGGGAGTCTCAAATTCCCATGGGACGCCTTGGAACTCCCGAGGAATTCGCAGCTTTGGTCACCTTCCTTGCCTCTGAGCAAGCCGGCTACATAACCGGCGCATCCATTCATATAGATGGAGGCTGGTATAAAGGAGTAATGTAA
- a CDS encoding tRNA1(Val) (adenine(37)-N6)-methyltransferase: MTVDSNTITRDSLFNGKLTIYQYKKGYRFSIDAVILANITECTRNDLIIDLGTGCGIIPLILAYRGKGRRIVGVEIQEDLAEIARKNVEENGFDSIIDIHRVDVRKIKDHFEAGTFDLVVSNPPYRPVKTGRINPESQKAIARHELTMTLEDTLSAAAYLLKNSGTLSMIYPAWRLDDLIVLAHQYNLRAKKLTCIHSQPGTNAELVHIVMRKKVGRELIIAPPLFVYESGEKRYTPQVEKFYEP; the protein is encoded by the coding sequence ATGACTGTTGATTCTAATACGATAACCAGGGATTCGCTTTTCAACGGGAAGCTCACAATCTACCAATACAAAAAGGGTTATCGATTCTCCATAGATGCGGTCATTCTTGCAAATATTACCGAATGCACTAGAAATGACCTTATTATAGACCTGGGAACGGGCTGCGGTATAATACCTCTTATATTAGCTTATCGTGGGAAAGGGCGTCGGATTGTGGGAGTAGAGATCCAGGAAGATCTAGCAGAAATAGCCAGAAAAAATGTGGAAGAAAATGGTTTTGACAGTATTATAGATATTCACCGTGTGGACGTTCGAAAAATTAAAGACCACTTTGAAGCTGGAACCTTCGACTTAGTTGTAAGCAATCCTCCTTATCGTCCTGTGAAAACCGGAAGGATCAACCCGGAATCGCAAAAGGCGATAGCTCGCCACGAACTGACGATGACACTTGAAGACACTTTGAGCGCAGCGGCATATCTTCTTAAAAATAGTGGAACTTTATCCATGATTTATCCAGCCTGGAGGTTAGATGATCTGATTGTTCTAGCGCACCAATACAATCTGAGAGCTAAAAAGCTTACCTGTATTCATTCGCAACCAGGAACTAACGCTGAACTTGTTCATATAGTTATGAGAAAGAAGGTAGGCCGTGAACTTATAATTGCTCCACCGCTTTTTGTTTACGAGTCGGGCGAAAAAAGATATACACCACAAGTTGAGAAATTTTACGAACCATAA
- a CDS encoding DUF1015 domain-containing protein gives MAIIAPFRGLRYGKGCFAKGFSLKDVITPPYDVISPQEREKYRLRSPYNFVHIDLPKPPNQPENETQLNTDPYEHAKKLFSEWIKEGIFELDPEPAFYYYEIDYFIPTDNVLHTRKGFFTLLKLEEFQKGCVYPHEKTFSRVKKDRLLLTTACKAHLSPIFALYSDNGGQLIEALREASSKNPQVVTYTDDQGIAHRLWRINDPEVCEFLRKAFVEKDIYIADGHHRYETALAYRNIMREKTGRADGNEPYEYALMYLSPMEDPGLMILPTHRLFPSFPLDLVQPFLERAKEFFQIASFSTSSEEEQRLWAKALWDEGQNRRNAFGVVFHGQSEMWLLRAKPEKVRQFLLNLRIAEEFLDIDVVILDSIIFGHLLRLDQTMLDDELKICFSHDIWDALNKVLKGSKMAGFFINSTRIDQVKRVASRCLVMPHKSTYFYPKVASGLVIYPMTDPVTLCNPIS, from the coding sequence ATGGCTATCATTGCTCCTTTTCGAGGATTACGCTACGGCAAAGGATGTTTCGCTAAGGGCTTTTCACTAAAAGACGTAATAACTCCTCCATACGACGTTATAAGCCCCCAAGAAAGAGAAAAGTATAGACTGCGAAGTCCCTACAATTTTGTGCACATCGATCTTCCTAAACCCCCTAACCAACCCGAAAACGAAACGCAATTAAACACAGATCCCTATGAACATGCCAAAAAGCTTTTTTCAGAATGGATCAAGGAAGGGATTTTTGAGTTAGACCCAGAACCTGCTTTTTATTATTACGAAATCGATTATTTTATTCCTACAGACAATGTTCTTCACACGCGGAAAGGCTTTTTTACTCTCTTAAAGCTTGAAGAGTTCCAAAAAGGCTGTGTTTATCCTCACGAAAAGACATTTTCGCGAGTTAAAAAAGATAGGCTACTTTTAACCACCGCATGCAAAGCTCACCTCAGCCCGATTTTTGCTCTTTATTCTGACAATGGCGGTCAACTCATCGAAGCACTTCGAGAAGCCAGCTCCAAAAATCCCCAAGTCGTAACCTATACCGACGATCAAGGTATAGCTCATAGACTGTGGCGCATCAATGATCCAGAAGTCTGCGAATTTCTTCGTAAAGCCTTCGTCGAAAAGGATATTTACATAGCCGACGGTCATCACCGCTATGAAACAGCCCTAGCCTACCGCAACATAATGAGAGAAAAGACAGGGAGAGCAGACGGAAATGAACCTTACGAATATGCTTTGATGTATCTTTCGCCCATGGAAGATCCTGGGCTAATGATACTTCCTACTCACCGGCTATTCCCATCATTCCCGTTAGACCTTGTTCAACCTTTTCTTGAAAGAGCAAAGGAATTCTTCCAGATCGCTTCGTTTTCTACTTCAAGTGAAGAAGAACAACGTCTGTGGGCAAAGGCGCTCTGGGATGAAGGGCAGAACCGTCGCAATGCTTTTGGGGTGGTCTTTCACGGGCAAAGTGAAATGTGGCTACTCAGAGCAAAACCTGAAAAAGTCCGACAATTTCTCTTGAACCTTCGTATAGCAGAAGAATTTCTGGATATTGACGTCGTCATCCTTGATAGCATCATCTTCGGACATCTTTTGAGACTTGATCAAACCATGCTGGATGACGAGCTTAAGATCTGTTTTTCCCACGATATATGGGATGCCTTGAACAAAGTGCTTAAAGGCTCCAAAATGGCGGGATTTTTTATCAATTCCACAAGGATTGATCAGGTCAAGAGAGTGGCATCTCGATGTCTTGTAATGCCTCACAAATCCACTTATTTCTACCCAAAAGTGGCAAGCGGTCTTGTAATCTATCCCATGACGGATCCAGTAACATTATGCAATCCTATCAGTTAG
- a CDS encoding hemolysin family protein, with protein sequence MNEEQPAKLLRWLKKFFRKVSHARKAEDFEKEIEQLIDEGEEEGIITQDEGEMIQGIFSFRDTIAREVMIPRTDVIAIKADEPIEEVIKTIVESGHSRIPIYEDTLDNIIGIVHAKDLLKYWGQTGIAASQFVRPPYYVPETTKISVVFKELRSRKSHMAVVLDEYGGTAGILTLEDIIEEIIGDIMDEYDNEEVWIVPNQDGSLTVHARLDVEDLEDYLGVDLPEGKFESVGGLIISLLGRVPAKGERIAVGGIEMEVLHSTDRKIEKIIVRPLQSQENSDTVALNGSRE encoded by the coding sequence TTGAACGAGGAACAACCGGCAAAGTTGTTGAGATGGCTTAAAAAATTCTTCCGTAAAGTATCACACGCCAGAAAAGCAGAAGATTTTGAAAAGGAAATCGAGCAACTCATAGATGAGGGGGAAGAAGAGGGGATCATTACTCAGGATGAAGGAGAAATGATTCAGGGTATTTTCTCCTTCAGGGATACGATTGCTAGAGAAGTAATGATCCCTAGAACCGATGTTATTGCTATTAAAGCTGATGAACCTATTGAGGAAGTTATTAAAACGATTGTAGAAAGTGGTCATTCGAGAATTCCTATCTATGAGGACACTCTGGATAACATCATTGGCATAGTCCACGCTAAGGACCTTCTAAAATACTGGGGGCAGACGGGAATTGCGGCTTCTCAATTTGTTCGTCCGCCATATTATGTTCCCGAAACTACTAAAATAAGCGTCGTATTTAAGGAACTTAGATCGAGAAAGTCTCACATGGCTGTAGTGCTGGATGAATACGGCGGCACGGCGGGTATTCTTACTCTTGAGGACATTATAGAAGAAATTATTGGCGACATAATGGATGAATACGATAATGAGGAAGTATGGATTGTTCCCAATCAGGATGGATCCTTAACCGTTCACGCTCGCCTTGATGTGGAGGATCTTGAAGACTACCTGGGAGTAGATTTGCCCGAAGGAAAGTTTGAATCCGTTGGAGGGTTGATTATAAGCCTGCTTGGTAGAGTTCCTGCTAAAGGGGAAAGAATTGCAGTGGGCGGAATCGAAATGGAAGTTCTTCATTCTACAGACCGGAAGATTGAAAAAATAATTGTTAGACCTCTTCAATCTCAGGAAAATTCAGATACAGTGGCTTTGAATGGCTCCAGAGAATAG
- the lnt gene encoding apolipoprotein N-acyltransferase yields MAPENRSFLSSLWGLFFASALSGVLVALSFPSVSLWFLAWIGMVPFLYSIIARKDMLTLKQTLCLGFAFGFFHFLVGLYWINIVLEKYGGLPIWISIPVLILLCGYLALYGVAFSIGLKFFPDNRAFPLWLFLPSLWVVLEWLRGKLLTGFPWNLLAYSQGDIIWLRQIADVTGAYGVSWLVVLANVLLARAFMRRKDFIGWLCLAVALLSTFWYGNKTLSSDFYCSKRDGFNVAIVQGNIDQAQKWDEAFRDSTIDIYRQLSLKASQSNKSLDLIVWPESAMPFFYGFVPNLTLRVDTIIQDVGVPVLFGSIGITGFGKDARFLNKAYLVEPGGFIVGDYAKEHLVPFGEYVPLQPFLFFVHKLVPTAGDFVPGQSPGVISWKNEALGMLICYEAIFPELARSRVLNGASLIVNISNDAWFGRSSAPYQHLEIARWRAVETRRPIIRSTNTGISAFIDPLGNIVSTLNLFEAGTLIGFVKPCLAQTFYVRHGDLFVVFCALIILLASLYSWMKWRKGKNL; encoded by the coding sequence ATGGCTCCAGAGAATAGATCTTTTCTGTCATCTTTGTGGGGATTGTTTTTTGCTTCTGCTTTAAGTGGGGTATTAGTTGCTCTTAGCTTTCCAAGTGTTTCATTATGGTTTCTTGCCTGGATTGGCATGGTCCCTTTTTTGTATTCGATTATTGCTCGTAAGGATATGTTAACCCTTAAACAAACGTTGTGTCTTGGCTTTGCCTTTGGTTTCTTCCACTTCCTTGTAGGGCTTTACTGGATCAACATTGTGCTGGAAAAATACGGCGGCCTTCCGATATGGATTTCTATCCCCGTGCTGATCTTACTTTGTGGATACCTTGCGTTATACGGTGTCGCCTTTTCCATAGGTCTTAAATTTTTCCCTGATAATAGAGCTTTTCCCCTGTGGCTTTTTTTACCGTCCTTATGGGTTGTGCTTGAATGGCTGAGAGGTAAACTTCTTACGGGTTTTCCCTGGAACCTTCTTGCTTACTCCCAGGGCGATATTATATGGCTTCGCCAGATTGCTGATGTCACGGGAGCTTACGGTGTTAGCTGGCTTGTGGTGCTTGCAAATGTGCTGCTTGCCCGAGCTTTCATGAGACGTAAAGATTTTATAGGTTGGCTATGTCTCGCTGTGGCTTTACTGTCCACCTTTTGGTATGGAAATAAAACTCTCTCGTCCGATTTTTACTGCAGTAAGAGAGACGGATTTAACGTGGCAATCGTCCAAGGTAACATCGATCAGGCTCAGAAATGGGACGAAGCTTTTCGGGACTCCACTATTGACATCTACCGTCAGTTATCACTTAAAGCTTCCCAGTCCAATAAATCGCTTGATTTAATCGTTTGGCCGGAATCGGCTATGCCTTTCTTTTACGGATTTGTGCCGAATCTTACACTGCGAGTTGATACGATTATTCAAGATGTGGGTGTTCCGGTGCTTTTTGGAAGTATTGGAATTACCGGTTTTGGCAAAGATGCCAGGTTTCTTAACAAAGCATATCTGGTGGAACCAGGAGGTTTCATTGTTGGAGATTATGCAAAAGAACATCTGGTGCCTTTTGGGGAATACGTTCCACTCCAGCCTTTTCTATTCTTCGTTCATAAACTAGTTCCTACTGCGGGGGATTTCGTTCCGGGACAATCTCCTGGAGTTATTTCCTGGAAAAATGAAGCACTCGGAATGCTTATATGTTATGAAGCTATCTTCCCGGAACTTGCAAGAAGTAGAGTTTTGAACGGGGCAAGCTTGATTGTTAATATATCAAACGATGCCTGGTTTGGTAGAAGTAGTGCTCCATACCAGCATCTTGAGATTGCAAGGTGGAGAGCAGTTGAAACAAGAAGGCCGATTATTAGATCTACCAACACGGGTATTAGCGCCTTTATCGATCCCCTGGGTAACATAGTTTCGACTCTTAATTTATTTGAAGCTGGAACGCTTATTGGCTTTGTGAAACCCTGCTTAGCTCAAACCTTTTATGTTCGCCACGGGGATTTGTTTGTCGTTTTTTGTGCCTTGATTATCCTTTTAGCTTCGCTATATTCATGGATGAAATGGCGAAAAGGGAAGAATTTATAG
- the prfB gene encoding peptide chain release factor 2 (programmed frameshift), which translates to MAVDTIEIQGSLREINEKLSLLEPIFDIEGKQNQLSELDALMSQDIFWQDPARAKEILKKKSELSEVVRKWADLKRELEDATVLLELAEEENDQETLQEVIQKVGRLRKEIRLLELEQLMKDEQDVLNAIVSIHAGAGGTEAQDWVEMLLRMYLRWSERKGFKIEMVDMLPGEEAGIKSVTFTVAGKYAYGFLKSESGIHRLVRISPFDASGRRHTSFAAVFVYPEVNDEIVIDIRPSDLRIETFRASGAGGQHVNKTSSAVRITHIPTGIVVSCQNEKSQHRNREIAMKILRSRLYEREIRKRQEKFQEIHDNLDDISWGNQIRSYILQPYRLVKDHRTNVEKGDVDSVLDGEIDAFIEAFLLKQLQERESVKAAIA; encoded by the exons ATGGCTGTAGATACTATAGAAATTCAGGGTTCTCTCAGGGAGATAAACGAAAAATTGTCGCTTCTA GAGCCTATCTTTGACATTGAAGGAAAACAAAACCAGCTTTCTGAACTGGATGCTTTAATGAGCCAGGATATTTTCTGGCAGGATCCAGCAAGAGCGAAGGAAATTCTAAAGAAAAAATCGGAACTCTCAGAAGTAGTGAGGAAATGGGCAGATCTTAAGCGCGAATTGGAAGACGCTACTGTCCTTCTAGAACTTGCCGAAGAAGAGAATGATCAGGAAACGTTGCAGGAGGTGATTCAAAAAGTTGGGCGTCTCAGGAAGGAGATTCGCTTGCTGGAATTGGAGCAACTCATGAAAGATGAGCAGGACGTCCTTAATGCTATTGTCAGTATCCATGCTGGTGCCGGGGGCACGGAAGCTCAAGATTGGGTAGAAATGCTTTTAAGAATGTATCTTCGGTGGAGTGAACGTAAGGGGTTCAAAATTGAAATGGTGGATATGCTCCCTGGAGAAGAGGCAGGAATAAAAAGCGTAACTTTTACTGTGGCTGGAAAGTATGCTTACGGGTTTCTAAAGTCTGAGTCGGGTATTCATAGGCTTGTAAGGATTTCACCTTTTGACGCCAGTGGAAGGCGTCATACGTCTTTTGCGGCAGTTTTTGTATATCCTGAAGTAAACGATGAAATAGTCATTGACATTAGACCATCGGATCTACGGATTGAAACTTTTAGAGCCAGTGGAGCTGGCGGGCAACATGTAAACAAAACTAGCTCGGCTGTAAGAATTACTCATATTCCAACAGGAATTGTTGTAAGTTGCCAGAATGAGAAGTCTCAGCATAGAAACCGTGAAATTGCTATGAAGATTCTTCGTTCGAGGCTTTACGAACGGGAGATCAGGAAAAGGCAGGAGAAATTTCAGGAAATTCACGATAATTTAGATGATATTTCCTGGGGGAATCAAATAAGGTCCTATATTCTTCAGCCATATCGCCTTGTGAAAGATCACCGCACAAATGTTGAAAAAGGCGATGTGGATAGTGTGCTTGACGGAGAAATCGACGCCTTTATAGAAGCCTTTCTTCTAAAACAATTACAGGAAAGAGAATCGGTAAAAGCGGCGATTGCGTAG
- a CDS encoding acetate--CoA ligase family protein, which translates to MRTLFEAKSVAVVGVSTSPDNMGRAIIYNLVRYQYSGVVYAVGPKGGSFLGFKIYPSVMDLPEPVDLAAILVPARAVPDVLRQCGEKGIRRVVVESAGFTELGEDRASLEQEVRNVLSSYNMRLIGPNCVGIINRHTGLAVPFMPIEPLAPPGDIAVIAQSGGVGGSLLNMFGEERVGYSIFASIGNKLNVSECDLVDYCMDADHTRTIFLYLEGIADGRRLMEQAMQARKPIILYKSNRTEAGKSIARSHSASLSSDDMVVNAACHQAGIIRVDDQTEALTVLKGFSLPIPKGPRLAIISRSGGHAVIAADAAEEYGFKLVPFPENIIEMAEKHSRAGVIRFQNPMDLGDVFNLNLYRMLAEEVMKSPEFDALLFIHHYQGALDAGGSRELVKELDSMSRRYDKPLVFCLFTSPNEHLGNKAATRFPIFTDPRHALRALAATVKWETYNPVPFSTKPPAGIDKISVKKILDSSPSGLLGPGETAGILTCYGIPLIPWSVASSEDEAVSASEAIGFPVVIKTASTRVIHKTDAGAVILNIKNAGELREAYRKMSVFGSEVLIQAMAQGDGLEWIGGGRQVDQFGPVILTGLGGVMVEIFADRALRVGPITHEEAKRMIDETRGAKLLQSFRGREARDRSALEDILVRLSWLLYDMPRIQEVDLNPLWITASGAVALDWRMILS; encoded by the coding sequence ATGAGAACTTTGTTTGAGGCAAAGAGTGTAGCGGTCGTCGGAGTTTCTACATCTCCAGACAACATGGGCCGAGCAATCATATACAATCTGGTTCGTTATCAATATTCAGGTGTGGTGTATGCCGTTGGACCAAAAGGAGGAAGCTTTCTGGGCTTTAAGATATATCCATCCGTTATGGATCTTCCAGAGCCAGTTGATCTTGCGGCAATACTTGTGCCAGCAAGAGCCGTTCCCGATGTATTACGACAGTGTGGAGAGAAGGGAATACGACGAGTTGTTGTAGAATCTGCTGGTTTTACGGAGCTTGGTGAAGATAGGGCATCCTTAGAACAAGAAGTTCGTAACGTTCTTTCGTCCTATAACATGAGACTTATAGGTCCCAATTGTGTTGGAATTATTAACCGCCACACCGGTCTTGCCGTGCCCTTTATGCCGATTGAGCCTCTCGCTCCGCCTGGTGACATAGCCGTAATTGCTCAGAGCGGTGGAGTGGGGGGTAGCCTTCTTAACATGTTTGGAGAAGAAAGAGTTGGTTACAGTATTTTTGCCTCCATCGGAAATAAACTCAATGTTTCTGAATGTGACCTTGTTGATTACTGCATGGATGCTGATCATACTCGAACTATTTTTCTTTACCTTGAAGGTATAGCCGATGGACGCCGACTTATGGAACAGGCTATGCAAGCTCGAAAACCTATTATTTTATACAAATCCAATCGAACAGAAGCTGGAAAATCTATCGCTCGCTCACATTCGGCATCTCTGTCAAGCGACGATATGGTTGTTAATGCTGCCTGTCATCAGGCTGGCATAATTCGAGTTGACGACCAGACTGAAGCTCTTACGGTCTTAAAAGGTTTTTCCCTTCCCATTCCCAAGGGTCCGAGACTTGCCATTATTTCTCGCTCCGGCGGTCATGCTGTTATTGCCGCCGATGCGGCAGAAGAATACGGCTTTAAGCTTGTTCCTTTCCCGGAAAACATTATCGAAATGGCGGAAAAACATTCTCGAGCTGGAGTTATACGTTTTCAAAATCCTATGGATCTTGGCGATGTATTTAATTTGAATCTTTATCGCATGCTTGCAGAAGAAGTCATGAAAAGTCCCGAGTTTGATGCTCTTCTTTTTATTCATCATTATCAAGGAGCCCTTGATGCGGGTGGATCCAGAGAACTGGTGAAAGAGTTAGATTCAATGAGCCGCCGTTACGATAAGCCCTTAGTTTTCTGTCTTTTTACTTCTCCAAATGAACACCTTGGCAATAAAGCCGCTACTCGATTTCCAATTTTTACTGACCCAAGGCACGCCCTTCGAGCTCTTGCCGCAACGGTGAAGTGGGAAACTTATAACCCTGTTCCATTTTCTACCAAGCCACCAGCAGGAATTGATAAAATATCTGTGAAGAAGATTTTGGATAGCTCTCCGTCCGGGCTTCTTGGTCCTGGAGAGACCGCTGGTATTCTTACATGTTACGGCATACCATTAATTCCATGGAGTGTGGCTTCCAGCGAAGATGAAGCCGTTTCGGCATCGGAAGCTATTGGGTTTCCTGTTGTGATAAAGACGGCTTCCACCAGGGTTATTCATAAAACTGATGCTGGTGCCGTGATCCTCAATATCAAAAATGCTGGTGAACTCAGAGAAGCCTACAGGAAAATGTCCGTTTTCGGCAGTGAAGTGCTCATTCAGGCTATGGCTCAAGGTGATGGGCTGGAATGGATCGGGGGCGGAAGGCAGGTTGATCAGTTCGGTCCCGTGATTCTTACCGGACTTGGTGGTGTAATGGTGGAAATTTTTGCAGATCGAGCTCTTCGCGTTGGTCCAATCACTCACGAAGAGGCGAAGCGCATGATCGACGAAACCAGGGGAGCAAAGCTTCTACAATCCTTCAGAGGCAGAGAAGCTAGAGATCGGTCTGCTCTCGAAGATATCCTTGTCCGACTTTCCTGGTTGCTTTATGATATGCCACGCATTCAGGAGGTAGATTTGAATCCTCTCTGGATAACTGCCAGCGGTGCAGTGGCTCTTGATTGGCGGATGATTCTTTCTTAA
- a CDS encoding sugar phosphate isomerase/epimerase family protein yields MKIAFSSRTYSFLPLYGALDVIAKAGFSYVEIVAEKPHLCPEKFNAAMAVELAEYLKKNNLVVTSIDTSLTHILCEDDSQVVCSWLSEDWKEREKRIRYTLDCARIAAAMGVPQIVVSAGSPVPETMDSKEAWRLFVANMFRVLPVVERLGIAIVIKPSPGILIETAEQLLAFLKEMEFHPFLGVDLDVTHAYCSGQDPCDAFKLLAPYVKNIHISDGTCGASCRHLPFGEGDLEVSKFAECLKNNGYDGLLTICFDATGKFPEETVQKAGLYLKELVS; encoded by the coding sequence ATGAAAATAGCTTTTAGTTCTAGAACTTATTCATTTCTGCCACTATACGGAGCTCTTGATGTAATTGCAAAAGCTGGGTTTTCCTACGTAGAAATAGTGGCTGAAAAACCTCATCTCTGCCCGGAAAAGTTTAATGCCGCTATGGCAGTGGAGTTGGCGGAGTATCTTAAAAAAAACAACCTCGTTGTAACTAGCATAGACACATCACTTACTCATATTCTCTGTGAAGATGATTCTCAGGTGGTTTGCTCCTGGCTTTCGGAAGACTGGAAAGAACGAGAGAAAAGGATCCGATACACTCTGGACTGTGCAAGAATAGCAGCCGCTATGGGTGTTCCTCAAATTGTGGTCTCGGCAGGGAGTCCTGTGCCCGAGACCATGGATTCCAAGGAAGCTTGGCGACTTTTTGTGGCAAACATGTTTAGAGTTCTTCCGGTGGTGGAGCGATTAGGTATTGCTATTGTTATCAAACCCTCCCCAGGTATTCTCATAGAAACCGCTGAACAGCTATTAGCATTCCTTAAAGAGATGGAATTTCATCCATTTCTTGGAGTTGACCTGGATGTGACTCACGCTTATTGCAGTGGTCAGGATCCCTGCGACGCATTTAAGTTGCTTGCCCCATATGTTAAGAATATTCACATTAGTGATGGCACCTGTGGTGCTTCCTGCCGCCATCTTCCCTTTGGAGAAGGCGATCTGGAAGTTTCCAAATTTGCTGAATGTCTTAAAAATAACGGCTACGATGGATTGCTCACAATATGCTTTGACGCTACGGGAAAATTTCCGGAAGAAACGGTTCAAAAGGCTGGGTTATATTTGAAGGAGCTTGTCAGTTAA
- a CDS encoding DUF86 domain-containing protein, whose translation MRDPKLYLRDILEAIKAIEKFVKDVDLESFKNDDMRSSAVIRKFEIIGEAARNIPDTVKQKYPYIPWKDIIGMRNRLIHFYFGIKYELVWETIKVDIPHLKKQIQEILENLEG comes from the coding sequence ATGAGAGATCCAAAGCTTTATTTGAGAGATATCTTAGAAGCTATAAAAGCAATAGAGAAATTTGTAAAAGATGTAGATTTAGAGAGTTTCAAAAATGATGATATGAGGTCAAGCGCAGTAATAAGGAAATTTGAAATTATCGGGGAGGCGGCAAGAAATATTCCTGATACCGTCAAACAGAAATATCCTTATATCCCATGGAAAGATATTATAGGAATGAGGAACCGGCTAATTCATTTTTATTTTGGGATAAAGTATGAACTTGTCTGGGAGACAATAAAAGTAGATATTCCACACCTTAAAAAGCAAATTCAGGAAATTCTGGAAAACCTTGAAGGATAA
- a CDS encoding nucleotidyltransferase family protein, translated as MNKKVEEIIKTLEKLKLKIKENYKAEVIGIFGSYVRGEQKEGSDLDILVNFLEGATLLHLAGLGNFLEENLSVKVDIVPVDTIREEIKDYILKEAIYL; from the coding sequence ATGAACAAAAAGGTTGAAGAAATAATAAAAACCCTTGAAAAATTAAAACTTAAAATAAAAGAAAACTACAAAGCCGAGGTAATTGGAATATTTGGTTCTTATGTACGAGGTGAACAGAAAGAAGGTAGTGATTTAGATATTCTTGTGAACTTTCTTGAAGGAGCAACATTACTTCATTTAGCAGGACTTGGAAATTTTCTTGAAGAAAATCTCTCTGTAAAAGTTGATATTGTTCCAGTAGATACCATTAGAGAGGAAATTAAAGATTATATCCTAAAAGAGGCAATTTATTTATGA